In Pelosinus sp. IPA-1, a single genomic region encodes these proteins:
- a CDS encoding RMD1 family protein, whose product MVETEFKAIVLGNEMNLNKISQHFGSNRKLKWEEYLILKGSELQGIVREIEEKRVYLFHFGSIVFLNFQHHEIMDVINYLKNIEVGINDSNPFKYVDEYKIENNPDSEYAINNDYMVTEEQAEYQFDIVSTILAKSVALEKIEMEISRVLDEIEDVVNSLHKGELAVSDEKLAKLSASILEFKLSTISYIMLLDKPAITWNNEKAGELFNELATLFELADRYEKLRHKIDTLMDITEVFSGLAHAKRGTRLEWAVIILIGIEICLSLVTLFFNL is encoded by the coding sequence TTGGTTGAAACAGAGTTTAAAGCCATTGTATTAGGGAACGAGATGAACTTGAATAAAATTTCCCAGCATTTTGGCAGTAATCGTAAATTGAAATGGGAAGAGTATTTAATCCTCAAAGGAAGCGAATTACAAGGTATTGTTCGTGAGATCGAAGAGAAAAGGGTTTATCTTTTTCATTTTGGTAGTATTGTCTTTTTAAATTTTCAACACCACGAAATAATGGACGTAATTAATTACCTGAAAAATATAGAAGTTGGTATAAATGACTCAAATCCGTTTAAATATGTTGATGAGTATAAAATAGAAAATAATCCAGATAGTGAATATGCTATTAATAATGATTATATGGTAACAGAAGAGCAAGCTGAGTACCAATTTGACATTGTTTCGACTATATTGGCAAAGTCAGTAGCATTAGAAAAAATTGAAATGGAAATATCCCGTGTATTAGATGAAATAGAAGATGTTGTTAATAGTTTGCATAAAGGGGAATTAGCAGTTTCCGATGAGAAATTAGCAAAATTGTCAGCGAGCATTTTAGAGTTCAAATTGAGTACTATTTCCTATATCATGTTATTGGATAAACCTGCGATAACTTGGAATAATGAAAAAGCGGGTGAATTATTTAATGAACTTGCAACCTTATTTGAGTTGGCAGATCGTTATGAGAAACTTCGTCATAAAATAGATACATTGATGGATATTACAGAGGTCTTTTCAGGACTAGCTCATGCCAAAAGAGGGACTCGTTTGGAATGGGCGGTTATTATTCTAATTGGTATTGAAATTTGCCTATCTCTGGTTACTTTGTTTTTTAATCTATAA
- a CDS encoding arsenate reductase family protein gives MNIQIFGTKKCQDTRKAERYFKERKIPYQFIDLTIKGLSKGELTSIQRFINIRELINTTSKEYQASNLKYIVHNTEDILLNNPLLFKTPIVRNAPIGATVGYCPDSWKQWQD, from the coding sequence ATGAATATTCAAATCTTTGGTACAAAAAAATGTCAAGATACTCGAAAAGCAGAGCGGTACTTCAAAGAAAGAAAAATCCCTTATCAATTCATTGACTTAACAATAAAAGGACTTAGTAAGGGAGAGTTAACCAGTATACAGCGGTTTATTAATATAAGAGAGCTTATTAATACAACAAGTAAGGAGTATCAAGCAAGTAACTTAAAATACATTGTTCACAATACAGAGGACATACTATTAAATAATCCTTTATTATTCAAGACCCCGATTGTCAGAAATGCACCAATAGGCGCAACTGTCGGCTATTGCCCTGACAGCTGGAAACAATGGCAGGATTAA
- a CDS encoding proline--tRNA ligase → MRVSQLYAPTLRETPAEAEVVSHQLMLRAGMIRKAAGGIYTYMPLALRVLRKIETIVRQEMDGKGGQELLMPIIQPAEMWQETGRWDVYGDEMFRLKDRHNRNFCLGPTHEEMITTLVRSDVRSYRQLPLKLYQIQNKYRDERRPRFGLMRGREFIMKDLYSFDKDEEGLTNSYDQMYDAYSNIFSRCGLTFRAVEADGGAIGGSKTHEFMVIADSGEAAIVYCPSCNYAANVEKAELKPIVMPEEELQSLTITDTPGTKSIESVTALLGISADKTIKTLVYNTDKGVVMALVRGDHEVNEIKLQNIVDCLTIELADEKTIVEDLGSTPGFIGPVGIKCPIIVADPTVMNLYNGVCGANTPNQHYRNVNAKRDFSPTIVTDIRLIQENDPCPHCDVAVKTARGIEVGQVFKLHTKYSEALKATYLDENGREKPMVMGCYGIGVSRTMAATIEQNNDEYGIVWPVAIAPYHVVIVPISPKDEAQMSLSNKIYQDLNASGVEAVFDDRNERPGVKFKDADLIGYPLKVTVGPKTINENLIEVKVRRTGEVFYFDVNNYLNEIKDLLARL, encoded by the coding sequence ATGCGTGTATCACAATTATATGCTCCAACATTAAGAGAAACCCCAGCAGAGGCCGAGGTGGTCAGTCATCAGCTTATGTTACGGGCTGGCATGATTCGTAAAGCAGCTGGTGGAATATATACTTATATGCCTCTAGCGTTACGCGTACTTAGAAAGATTGAAACAATCGTGCGTCAGGAGATGGATGGTAAGGGCGGTCAAGAGTTATTAATGCCGATTATACAACCTGCCGAAATGTGGCAGGAAACTGGACGTTGGGATGTCTATGGTGATGAGATGTTTAGACTAAAGGATCGTCATAATCGTAATTTTTGTCTGGGGCCTACTCACGAAGAAATGATTACTACCTTAGTCCGGTCAGATGTTCGATCTTATCGCCAGTTACCTTTAAAATTATATCAAATACAAAATAAGTATCGTGATGAACGTCGTCCTCGTTTTGGTCTTATGCGTGGTCGTGAATTTATCATGAAAGATTTATACTCTTTTGATAAAGATGAAGAGGGGCTTACTAATAGTTATGATCAAATGTATGACGCTTATAGTAACATATTTAGTCGTTGCGGATTAACTTTTAGGGCTGTAGAAGCAGACGGTGGGGCCATAGGTGGCAGTAAAACCCATGAATTTATGGTAATAGCAGATTCAGGAGAAGCTGCTATTGTATATTGTCCATCTTGTAATTATGCGGCAAATGTTGAAAAAGCAGAATTGAAACCAATTGTAATGCCAGAAGAAGAGTTACAAAGTTTAACCATTACGGACACGCCAGGAACTAAGTCAATAGAGTCTGTCACAGCCTTACTTGGGATTTCTGCAGATAAGACGATTAAGACACTTGTATATAATACGGACAAAGGCGTTGTCATGGCCTTGGTACGTGGGGATCACGAAGTGAATGAGATTAAACTGCAAAATATAGTTGATTGCTTAACTATAGAATTGGCAGATGAAAAAACAATAGTTGAGGATCTTGGAAGTACTCCAGGATTTATTGGCCCTGTAGGCATAAAATGTCCTATTATTGTTGCAGATCCTACTGTTATGAATTTATACAATGGGGTATGTGGAGCGAATACTCCTAATCAACATTACCGTAATGTAAATGCGAAACGTGATTTTTCTCCAACAATAGTTACAGATATTCGTTTAATTCAGGAGAATGATCCATGCCCTCATTGTGATGTAGCTGTCAAAACTGCAAGAGGTATTGAAGTAGGTCAGGTGTTTAAACTTCATACTAAATATAGCGAGGCTTTAAAGGCGACATACCTAGATGAAAATGGTAGAGAAAAACCAATGGTTATGGGATGCTATGGTATTGGAGTAAGTCGTACTATGGCTGCTACAATTGAGCAAAATAATGATGAATATGGTATTGTTTGGCCAGTTGCGATTGCACCATATCATGTGGTAATAGTTCCTATTAGTCCTAAAGATGAGGCGCAAATGTCTTTATCTAATAAAATATATCAAGATTTAAATGCATCTGGCGTTGAAGCTGTTTTTGATGATCGCAACGAGCGCCCCGGAGTAAAATTTAAAGATGCTGATCTGATTGGATATCCTTTAAAAGTAACTGTCGGTCCGAAAACAATCAATGAAAATCTAATTGAAGTTAAAGTGCGACGTACTGGAGAAGTCTTCTATTTTGATGTAAATAATTATTTAAATGAGATAAAAGATCTATTAGCTAGATTATAA
- the ispG gene encoding flavodoxin-dependent (E)-4-hydroxy-3-methylbut-2-enyl-diphosphate synthase, with protein MQRKKTSLIRIGNILVGDSAPISVQSMTNTKTDNIVATVAQIERLELVGCDIVRLAVPDMAAAMAIKEIKSKVKTPLIADIHFDYRLAVAAIENGIDALRINPGNIGDVEHVAIIVKEAKKRRIPIRIGVNAGSLEKSILEECGGHPTPAGMVKSALQHIAILEKLDFRDIKISLKANDVPTTIKAYQLMSEVVDYPLHLGITEAGTIKSGIVKSAVGIGALLAQGIGDTIRVSLTGDPVEEVKVANEILKSLGLKEYGPTLISCPTCGRCNIDLAAIAEQVEQKLSNVRKPFKVAVMGCVVNGPGEAKEADIGIAGGKGQGLVFRKGEILKKVPEDQLITALFSEIDKLIEEEK; from the coding sequence ATGCAACGGAAAAAAACGTCTCTTATACGAATTGGTAATATATTGGTTGGAGATTCAGCTCCGATATCGGTACAATCAATGACCAATACGAAAACCGACAACATAGTTGCTACGGTAGCTCAAATTGAGAGGTTAGAGCTTGTAGGATGTGATATTGTACGGTTAGCTGTACCTGATATGGCTGCTGCTATGGCTATCAAAGAGATAAAGTCAAAGGTAAAAACGCCTTTAATTGCAGATATTCATTTTGATTATCGTTTAGCTGTCGCGGCTATCGAAAATGGTATAGACGCGTTGCGAATTAATCCTGGTAATATTGGTGATGTAGAGCATGTTGCCATTATTGTCAAAGAAGCAAAAAAAAGGCGCATTCCAATTCGTATTGGTGTAAATGCAGGCTCTTTAGAAAAAAGCATTTTAGAAGAATGCGGTGGTCACCCCACTCCTGCGGGTATGGTGAAGAGCGCACTGCAACACATTGCTATTTTAGAAAAGTTAGATTTTCGCGATATTAAAATATCTTTAAAAGCAAATGATGTTCCAACTACGATAAAAGCGTATCAATTAATGTCTGAAGTAGTTGATTATCCATTACACTTAGGGATTACAGAGGCGGGAACCATAAAATCAGGCATTGTTAAATCAGCTGTAGGAATTGGTGCTTTATTAGCACAAGGTATAGGGGATACTATTCGTGTTTCTTTAACAGGTGATCCTGTAGAAGAAGTAAAGGTTGCAAATGAAATTTTAAAGTCATTAGGCTTAAAAGAGTATGGTCCAACCTTGATATCCTGCCCGACTTGTGGTCGTTGTAATATTGACTTAGCGGCAATTGCGGAACAAGTGGAACAAAAATTGAGTAATGTACGTAAACCCTTTAAAGTTGCAGTAATGGGATGCGTTGTGAATGGGCCAGGTGAGGCTAAGGAAGCCGATATTGGAATTGCTGGTGGTAAAGGACAAGGCTTAGTATTTCGCAAAGGCGAAATACTAAAAAAAGTCCCTGAAGATCAACTAATTACAGCATTATTTTCAGAAATTGACAAACTCATTGAGGAGGAAAAATAA
- the rseP gene encoding RIP metalloprotease RseP yields MLMTAVATIFVFGLLVLVHELGHFVTAKMAGMRVDEFAIGFGPKIISYKHGETLYSWRIIPLGGFNKIAGMDPDEEQDEGSFSAKSIPARMLVIVAGSTMNFVLPVLLFMTIFLNSGIDTPSNVPIVGNVFADKPAAQAGLSLGDKIVSVNDTEITSWRGFVDIVQVNAGNPLKLRYQHNEEIKTTIIVPEYDEKANRGIIGVMPQIDKYHPGFVESFGLAVKQTYLVASSMVVGIAQMVTGKVAAEVAGPIGVAQMAGEVAQLGLMPLLQFAAFLSINLGLINLLPVPMLDGGHFVTLAIEGLRGKPLDKKHMQLIQMIGFALLMLLFLVATFKDISRLKIF; encoded by the coding sequence TTGTTGATGACAGCTGTTGCTACCATTTTTGTCTTTGGTCTTTTGGTATTGGTTCATGAGTTAGGGCATTTTGTTACAGCAAAGATGGCCGGCATGCGAGTCGACGAATTTGCCATTGGTTTTGGGCCTAAGATAATTAGTTACAAGCATGGTGAAACATTATATTCTTGGAGAATTATACCACTAGGTGGCTTTAATAAGATTGCAGGTATGGACCCGGATGAAGAACAAGATGAAGGCTCTTTTAGTGCAAAATCAATTCCCGCTAGAATGTTAGTGATAGTCGCTGGATCAACGATGAATTTTGTATTGCCAGTTTTATTATTTATGACTATATTCCTAAATTCAGGTATTGATACTCCTTCTAATGTTCCTATTGTTGGAAATGTATTTGCTGATAAGCCAGCAGCCCAAGCAGGATTGTCTCTTGGAGATAAAATTGTATCTGTTAATGATACAGAAATTACATCATGGCGAGGTTTTGTTGATATTGTACAAGTAAATGCAGGAAATCCACTAAAGTTACGATATCAGCATAACGAAGAAATTAAAACTACTATAATTGTCCCAGAATATGATGAGAAAGCCAATCGAGGCATTATAGGTGTTATGCCACAGATTGATAAATACCATCCAGGTTTCGTGGAATCGTTTGGTTTGGCTGTTAAGCAGACCTATCTAGTGGCTAGCAGCATGGTAGTTGGCATAGCACAAATGGTTACCGGAAAAGTTGCAGCAGAGGTCGCTGGACCAATTGGTGTAGCACAAATGGCTGGAGAGGTAGCACAATTAGGTTTAATGCCGTTGTTGCAATTTGCGGCATTTTTAAGTATTAATTTAGGGCTTATTAATTTATTGCCGGTACCTATGCTTGATGGTGGCCATTTTGTCACTCTAGCAATCGAAGGATTGCGTGGCAAACCTTTAGATAAAAAGCATATGCAGCTTATACAAATGATTGGCTTTGCCTTATTGATGCTTTTATTTTTAGTAGCTACCTTTAAGGATATTTCTCGATTGAAGATATTTTAA
- a CDS encoding 1-deoxy-D-xylulose-5-phosphate reductoisomerase — translation MQHIAILGSTGSIGTQALEVIAAHQDKFSVTALAAYHNDILLEKQIEYFRPQIAVLVDQEAADRLVRRYSGPTRILTGEEGLIAAATHVAVTTVLTSLVGFAGLKPTIAAIEAGKNIALANKETLVAAGELVTQLAKEKNVKILPVDSEHSAIFQCLQGENSKNINRILLTASGGPFRGLKTEALQNITVEDCLRHPNWSMGKKITVDSSTLANKGLEVIEARWLFGVEYSQIEVVVHPQSIVHSMVEFIDGSVIAQLGKPDMRVPIQYALTYPARVATDYPRLDFKALSELTFSPPDKITFPILQLAFDAGYTGGTMPCVFNAANEEAVYAFLEGKLRYLDIFTVIHSVMQSHSLVAAPNLNEIYHTDVVARSKAKEILRAIRE, via the coding sequence ATGCAACATATAGCGATATTAGGCAGTACAGGTTCGATTGGCACACAAGCCTTAGAGGTCATTGCAGCTCATCAAGATAAATTTTCTGTAACTGCTTTGGCTGCTTACCATAATGATATTTTACTTGAAAAACAAATTGAATATTTTAGACCCCAAATTGCTGTACTAGTGGATCAGGAAGCAGCGGATAGACTAGTCAGAAGGTACTCAGGTCCTACTCGTATTTTGACAGGCGAAGAAGGTTTAATAGCAGCAGCTACTCATGTGGCAGTAACTACAGTACTAACTTCTTTAGTAGGATTCGCAGGTTTAAAGCCGACGATTGCCGCTATTGAGGCTGGTAAAAATATTGCTCTTGCCAATAAAGAGACTTTGGTAGCTGCTGGTGAATTGGTAACGCAACTTGCAAAAGAAAAAAATGTTAAAATTTTACCCGTTGATAGTGAACATAGTGCTATTTTTCAATGTTTGCAAGGCGAAAATAGTAAGAATATAAATCGCATTCTTCTGACGGCATCAGGTGGTCCTTTTCGAGGATTAAAAACAGAAGCATTACAAAATATAACAGTGGAAGATTGTTTACGTCACCCTAATTGGTCAATGGGAAAAAAAATTACCGTAGATTCCTCTACTTTAGCCAATAAAGGGTTAGAAGTGATTGAAGCTCGTTGGTTGTTTGGGGTGGAGTACTCCCAAATTGAGGTTGTCGTACATCCACAAAGCATTGTTCACTCCATGGTAGAGTTTATAGATGGATCTGTTATTGCGCAGTTAGGAAAGCCCGATATGAGAGTACCTATTCAGTACGCTCTTACTTATCCAGCAAGGGTTGCTACAGATTATCCCAGACTTGATTTTAAAGCGTTATCAGAATTAACCTTTTCTCCTCCAGATAAAATTACTTTTCCTATATTGCAACTTGCTTTTGATGCAGGATATACTGGTGGAACAATGCCTTGTGTATTTAATGCTGCAAACGAAGAAGCTGTTTATGCATTTCTTGAAGGAAAACTTCGCTATCTTGACATTTTCACAGTGATACATAGTGTAATGCAAAGCCACAGCTTAGTTGCTGCACCTAATTTGAATGAAATTTATCATACGGATGTGGTAGCGCGAAGTAAGGCTAAGGAAATTTTAAGGGCGATTAGGGAATAG
- a CDS encoding phosphatidate cytidylyltransferase, which yields MLGRRVLTAALGIPITIFVVQYGEWLFAAAILILTLLAWDEFYTMLQNKNIKVLYYIGFLANIIILGCAWLGNSQELIMTLFFSTLLVLYKIVVSANKFTVVDAAFSLFGITYIGLSFSHLLLLRYSNNSLHIVTSLGNLSAGAAYVWLAFVGTWANDTFAYFVGSKFGRHKLCPGISPAKTVEGALGGVFGSVVAIVGLGYLFQLPSGHSLIMGFLVGIVAPIGDLAESALKRFAGVKDSGKILPGHGGILDRFDSILFAVPVIYYYIHTFIL from the coding sequence ATGCTTGGTAGGCGAGTTTTGACTGCGGCCTTAGGTATACCGATTACAATTTTTGTTGTTCAATATGGGGAATGGTTATTTGCTGCTGCGATTCTTATTCTTACATTGTTAGCGTGGGATGAATTTTATACTATGTTACAGAATAAGAATATTAAAGTCTTATATTACATAGGTTTTTTAGCTAATATAATTATATTAGGGTGCGCATGGCTCGGAAATTCACAAGAACTTATAATGACACTTTTTTTTAGTACTTTGCTTGTATTATATAAAATTGTAGTCTCGGCTAATAAATTTACGGTTGTAGATGCGGCCTTTTCTTTATTTGGCATTACTTATATTGGATTGTCCTTTTCCCATTTATTACTTCTCAGATATAGTAATAATTCTTTACACATTGTTACTTCTTTAGGGAACTTGTCTGCGGGAGCTGCTTACGTATGGTTAGCCTTTGTTGGGACTTGGGCGAATGATACTTTTGCTTATTTTGTTGGCTCTAAGTTTGGAAGACATAAGTTATGTCCTGGAATTAGTCCTGCCAAAACGGTAGAGGGGGCTCTCGGAGGTGTATTTGGGAGTGTAGTGGCTATTGTTGGACTAGGATACCTCTTTCAGTTACCTAGCGGTCATAGTTTAATTATGGGTTTTTTAGTTGGTATCGTCGCACCTATTGGTGATTTAGCAGAGTCTGCTTTGAAGCGATTTGCAGGCGTTAAGGATTCTGGAAAAATACTGCCGGGGCACGGAGGCATTTTAGATCGCTTCGATAGCATATTATTTGCAGTTCCTGTTATTTACTACTATATACATACTTTTATACTATAA
- a CDS encoding isoprenyl transferase, whose amino-acid sequence MWKNWFNKKSIKIDAYDLVKQENMPQHIAIIMDGNGRWAKKKGLPRTLGHRAGVESLRDIVTTAVNMKLKVLTTYAFSTENWKRPADEVNLLMRLFSEYLDSEIDELHKKNVQIRFIGNVDELAAELQKKVEEAQAYTKRNTGLVFNLAVNYGGRAEILHSVRVIGEKIASGELLSQDITEKSIRDNLYTADLPDPDLVIRPSGDYRISNFLLWQSAYAEFWFSDINWPDFKPEHFIQAIIDYQKRERRFGGLKK is encoded by the coding sequence ATGTGGAAGAACTGGTTTAATAAAAAAAGTATTAAAATTGATGCATATGACCTAGTAAAACAAGAAAATATGCCACAACATATTGCAATTATTATGGATGGTAATGGCCGGTGGGCAAAGAAAAAGGGATTGCCACGCACTCTTGGTCATAGAGCTGGTGTAGAGAGCCTGCGTGACATTGTCACGACTGCTGTGAACATGAAACTTAAAGTATTGACTACTTATGCATTTTCTACTGAAAACTGGAAAAGACCAGCAGATGAAGTAAATTTACTAATGAGGTTATTCTCTGAATATCTTGATAGTGAAATTGATGAACTTCATAAGAAAAATGTACAAATTCGCTTTATTGGCAATGTGGATGAATTGGCTGCTGAATTACAGAAAAAGGTTGAAGAAGCACAGGCGTATACTAAAAGAAATACGGGCCTAGTCTTTAACTTGGCCGTTAATTATGGCGGACGAGCAGAGATTCTACATTCTGTTCGGGTAATTGGTGAGAAAATTGCTAGTGGTGAATTACTTTCTCAAGATATTACTGAGAAAAGTATAAGGGACAATTTATATACTGCTGATTTACCTGATCCTGATCTAGTTATTCGTCCAAGTGGGGATTATCGGATAAGTAATTTTTTATTATGGCAATCAGCTTATGCGGAGTTTTGGTTTTCTGATATTAACTGGCCTGACTTTAAGCCAGAGCATTTTATTCAGGCTATAATAGACTATCAGAAGCGAGAGAGAAGATTTGGCGGTTTGAAAAAATAA
- the frr gene encoding ribosome recycling factor, translating into MLIKEIFDSNEGKMKKVIDALRRELSTLRAGRATPALLDKIVVDYYGTPTPINQVANISVPEPRMITIQAWEKTMIAQIEKAILKSDLGLTPNSDGTIIRLNIPQLTQQRRLELVKVVHKKAEDSRIVIRNSRRDANDAIKKLEKDKTISEDEVKKAQDEMQKLTDKYVKEVDAIMSAKEKEVLEV; encoded by the coding sequence ATGTTAATTAAAGAAATTTTTGACAGTAATGAAGGAAAAATGAAGAAGGTAATTGATGCCTTACGCAGAGAATTATCTACGCTGCGAGCCGGAAGGGCTACGCCTGCACTATTAGATAAGATTGTTGTGGATTATTATGGTACACCGACACCAATTAACCAAGTTGCTAATATTTCAGTGCCAGAACCAAGGATGATTACAATACAAGCTTGGGAAAAGACAATGATTGCTCAAATTGAAAAAGCAATTTTAAAGTCTGACTTAGGACTTACGCCCAATAGTGATGGGACGATAATTCGCTTGAATATACCTCAACTTACTCAACAACGACGTCTTGAACTTGTTAAAGTTGTTCATAAAAAAGCGGAAGATAGTCGTATTGTTATTCGAAATTCTCGACGTGATGCAAATGATGCAATAAAAAAACTTGAAAAAGACAAAACTATTTCCGAAGATGAGGTTAAAAAAGCACAAGATGAAATGCAAAAACTGACGGATAAGTATGTAAAAGAAGTTGATGCAATTATGAGTGCGAAAGAAAAAGAAGTATTGGAAGTATGA
- the pyrH gene encoding UMP kinase, translating to MVASKYKRVVLKLSGEALAGQQGYGIDPIIVDSIARQIKEIRDTNLQVAVVVGGGNIWRGLSGSAKGMDRAAADYMGMLATVMNSLALQDALEQCDVDTRVQTAIEMRQIAEPYIRRRAVRHLEKNRVVIFAAGTGNPYFSTDTTAALRAAEIEADVILMAKKNTDGVYDSDPRLNPDAIKFKELAYIEVLKRGLGVMDSTATSLCMDNKIPIIVFSIDEPGNILKAALGEDIGTVVGG from the coding sequence TTGGTTGCATCAAAGTATAAACGTGTGGTATTAAAGCTGAGTGGAGAAGCGTTAGCTGGACAACAAGGGTATGGTATTGATCCAATTATTGTAGATTCAATTGCTCGTCAAATAAAAGAAATTAGGGATACTAATTTACAAGTTGCTGTGGTAGTTGGCGGAGGAAATATTTGGCGTGGTTTATCTGGAAGCGCTAAAGGAATGGATAGGGCTGCTGCGGATTATATGGGAATGTTAGCCACAGTAATGAACTCTCTGGCACTTCAAGATGCCTTGGAACAATGTGATGTGGATACGCGTGTACAGACCGCAATTGAAATGCGCCAAATAGCGGAGCCATATATACGGCGTCGGGCTGTTCGTCATTTGGAAAAAAATCGAGTGGTTATTTTTGCTGCAGGTACCGGCAATCCTTACTTTTCGACTGACACGACTGCTGCACTCAGGGCAGCTGAAATAGAAGCAGATGTAATTCTTATGGCCAAGAAAAATACTGATGGCGTATATGATTCTGATCCTCGTTTAAATCCTGATGCAATAAAGTTTAAAGAACTTGCTTACATAGAAGTGTTAAAACGTGGGTTGGGTGTTATGGATTCAACTGCTACTAGTCTGTGCATGGATAATAAAATTCCCATTATTGTGTTTAGTATTGATGAGCCGGGGAATATTTTGAAAGCTGCCCTTGGAGAAGATATTGGGACTGTTGTGGGGGGATAA
- the tsf gene encoding translation elongation factor Ts produces MITAEMVKELRQRTGAGMMDCKKALTETKGELDQAVDYLREKGLAAAAKKADRIASEGVIEAYIHGGGRIGVMVEINCETDFVAKTDNFKSLARDIAMQIAAANPTCVRREEVPAEVLEHEKEILKAQALNEGKPANIVEKMITGRVEKYYKEVCLMEQVFIKNPDKTITQLINENISKIGENISIRRFTRYQLGEGIEKKANDFAAEVMAAVKK; encoded by the coding sequence ATGATAACTGCTGAAATGGTAAAAGAATTGCGCCAACGTACAGGTGCAGGAATGATGGATTGTAAAAAAGCCTTAACTGAAACGAAAGGTGAACTTGATCAAGCTGTTGATTACTTACGTGAAAAGGGATTAGCTGCTGCTGCTAAAAAAGCAGATCGAATTGCCTCTGAAGGGGTTATTGAAGCATACATACATGGTGGCGGACGTATTGGTGTAATGGTTGAAATTAACTGTGAAACTGACTTTGTAGCTAAAACGGATAATTTTAAAAGCTTAGCCAGAGATATTGCAATGCAAATTGCTGCTGCGAATCCAACTTGTGTACGTCGCGAAGAAGTCCCTGCTGAAGTGTTAGAACATGAGAAAGAAATTCTTAAAGCGCAAGCATTAAACGAAGGCAAACCTGCTAATATTGTGGAAAAAATGATTACAGGTCGTGTTGAAAAATACTATAAAGAAGTATGTTTAATGGAGCAAGTTTTCATTAAAAATCCAGACAAGACGATTACTCAACTTATTAATGAAAATATTTCTAAGATTGGTGAAAATATTTCCATCAGAAGATTTACGAGATATCAACTTGGTGAAGGTATTGAAAAAAAGGCCAATGATTTTGCTGCTGAAGTAATGGCTGCTGTTAAAAAATAA
- the rpsB gene encoding 30S ribosomal protein S2 yields the protein MSVISMKQLLEAGVHFGHQTRRWNPKMAPYIFTERNGIYIIDLQKTVKKVEDAYNFVREIAQDETILFVGTKKQAQDAVKEEAIRSNMYFVNERWLGGMLTNFQTIQKRIGRLKELEGMEEKGLFEVLSKKEVITLRHEMERLQKFLGGIKNMTKLPGALFIIDPRKERIAVAEAKKLGIPIVAIVDTNCDPDEIDYVIPGNDDAIRAVKLLTAKMADAILEARQGEQVEEAE from the coding sequence ATGTCAGTAATTTCTATGAAACAACTATTGGAAGCTGGTGTTCATTTTGGACATCAAACTAGAAGGTGGAACCCTAAAATGGCTCCTTATATTTTTACGGAGCGCAATGGCATCTACATAATTGACTTACAAAAAACAGTCAAAAAAGTAGAAGATGCCTACAATTTTGTGCGTGAAATTGCACAAGATGAAACTATTTTATTTGTTGGTACAAAAAAACAAGCGCAAGATGCTGTAAAAGAAGAAGCAATTCGTTCTAACATGTATTTTGTTAATGAAAGATGGCTTGGCGGTATGCTGACTAATTTCCAAACGATTCAAAAACGTATTGGTCGTTTGAAAGAATTAGAAGGAATGGAAGAAAAAGGATTATTTGAAGTATTATCCAAAAAGGAAGTAATCACTCTTCGCCATGAAATGGAAAGATTGCAAAAATTCCTTGGTGGTATTAAAAATATGACTAAGTTACCTGGAGCATTATTCATAATTGATCCTCGCAAAGAGCGCATTGCTGTTGCCGAAGCTAAAAAACTTGGTATACCAATTGTAGCTATTGTTGATACTAATTGTGATCCTGATGAAATTGATTATGTTATTCCTGGTAATGATGATGCAATTCGTGCTGTTAAATTACTTACTGCTAAAATGGCGGATGCTATTTTAGAAGCAAGACAAGGCGAACAAGTAGAAGAAGCTGAGTAA